The Azospirillum brasilense genome has a window encoding:
- a CDS encoding Crp/Fnr family transcriptional regulator, with the protein MHRNGIDAARLGTARCSSCAIRDLVLFGDLRDQDFDLIHIPIDELRFQPGATLYSAGDEGGSLYTIRSGLVKLVQFLPDGTQRIVRLLRRGAVAGLEVLVGKPYEHTAVVLQEAETCRLPRAVVERLSKETPRLHARLMERWYQSLHQADEWLTELSTGSARRRLARLFLKLAADAPSEPVLLSGREDLGAMLGIGMETASRTIAEFKRAGLVVEQAPNVFVCDLSALETVVLDG; encoded by the coding sequence GTGCATCGGAACGGAATCGACGCCGCGCGGCTGGGCACCGCGCGCTGCAGCAGCTGCGCCATACGGGACCTCGTCCTGTTCGGCGACTTGCGCGACCAGGATTTCGACCTGATCCACATTCCCATCGACGAGCTGCGCTTCCAGCCCGGCGCCACGCTCTACAGCGCGGGGGACGAGGGCGGCTCCCTGTACACGATCCGCAGCGGGCTGGTGAAGCTGGTTCAGTTCCTTCCCGACGGCACGCAGCGCATCGTCCGGCTGCTCCGCCGGGGCGCCGTGGCCGGGCTGGAGGTGCTGGTCGGCAAGCCCTACGAGCATACCGCCGTCGTGCTTCAGGAGGCCGAGACCTGCCGCCTGCCGCGGGCGGTGGTCGAGCGGCTGAGCAAGGAGACGCCGCGCCTGCATGCCCGCCTGATGGAGCGCTGGTACCAATCCCTGCACCAAGCCGACGAGTGGCTGACCGAGCTGTCCACCGGCAGCGCCCGCCGACGGCTGGCCCGGCTGTTCCTGAAGCTCGCTGCCGATGCTCCAAGCGAGCCGGTCCTGCTGTCGGGCCGCGAGGATCTGGGCGCCATGCTCGGAATCGGCATGGAGACGGCCAGCCGCACCATCGCCGAGTTCAAGCGCGCGGGCTTGGTGGTCGAGCAGGCGCCGAACGTCTTCGTCTGCGACCTGTCCGCGCTGGAGACGGTGGTGCTGGACGGGTAG
- the ccoG gene encoding cytochrome c oxidase accessory protein CcoG — MSVSTTEPQTASHTAESARKGGLYAKHNKIYPKSVAGTFRRLKWLTLILLLGLYYVTPWIRWDRGPNAPDQAVLVDMPGRRLYFFFIELWPQQVYYLTGALILGAIGLFLATALAGRVWCGYACPQTVWSDLFLWVERRIEGDRGDRIRLDHAPWSPAKLGKKAAKHAAWLLIALLTGGAWVFYFNDAPTLALEMLRFEASSSVLLFIGLFTATTYLLAGHAREQVCIYMCPWPRFQAAMQDEESLTVTYEDWRGEGRGHLKRSQSWEERKAKGLGDCIDCGACVHVCPTGVDIRNGPQLACIGCGLCVDACNDVMARIGRPGDLVRFDSLNAQIARANGAKPTFKPIRPRTIIYTLLLTVVGGMMAAGLVLKPKVDVNILRDRAPLFVTLSNGDIQNAYTVKVLNMTRAAQSYRLSFTGLPGAVLSVAGGEGEAAAGSVLVQADPDSVATHRVLVRVPKEALRQPSTPTAFVVTRQPDGLTVQHETVFLGP, encoded by the coding sequence ATGAGCGTTTCCACCACCGAACCGCAAACCGCCTCCCACACCGCGGAATCCGCGCGCAAGGGCGGCCTCTACGCCAAGCACAACAAGATCTACCCGAAGTCGGTCGCCGGCACCTTCCGCCGGCTGAAATGGCTGACGCTGATCCTTCTGCTCGGCCTCTACTACGTCACCCCCTGGATTCGCTGGGACCGCGGCCCCAACGCGCCGGATCAGGCGGTGCTGGTGGATATGCCGGGCCGCCGCCTGTACTTCTTCTTCATCGAGCTGTGGCCGCAGCAGGTCTATTACCTGACCGGCGCGCTGATCCTGGGGGCCATTGGTCTGTTCCTGGCGACCGCGCTCGCCGGCCGCGTCTGGTGCGGCTACGCCTGTCCGCAAACGGTGTGGAGCGACCTGTTCCTGTGGGTGGAGCGCCGGATCGAGGGTGACCGCGGCGACCGCATCCGCCTGGACCACGCCCCCTGGTCACCGGCCAAGCTGGGGAAGAAGGCGGCCAAGCACGCCGCGTGGCTGCTGATCGCACTGCTGACCGGCGGGGCCTGGGTCTTCTATTTCAACGACGCCCCGACCCTGGCGCTGGAGATGCTGCGGTTCGAGGCGTCCTCGTCCGTGCTGCTGTTCATCGGGCTGTTCACCGCGACCACCTATCTGCTGGCCGGCCACGCGCGCGAGCAGGTTTGCATCTATATGTGCCCCTGGCCGCGCTTCCAGGCGGCGATGCAGGACGAGGAGAGCCTGACCGTCACCTATGAGGACTGGCGGGGCGAGGGCCGCGGCCACCTGAAGCGCTCGCAAAGCTGGGAGGAGCGCAAGGCGAAGGGGCTGGGCGATTGCATCGATTGCGGGGCTTGCGTCCATGTCTGCCCGACCGGGGTGGACATCCGCAACGGCCCGCAGCTCGCCTGCATCGGCTGCGGCCTGTGCGTGGACGCCTGCAACGACGTGATGGCAAGGATCGGGCGGCCCGGCGATCTGGTCCGCTTCGATTCCCTGAACGCCCAGATCGCGCGGGCCAACGGCGCCAAGCCGACGTTCAAGCCGATCCGCCCGCGCACCATCATCTACACGCTGCTGCTGACCGTCGTCGGCGGGATGATGGCCGCCGGGCTGGTGCTGAAGCCGAAGGTCGACGTGAACATCCTGCGCGACCGCGCGCCGCTGTTCGTCACCCTGTCCAACGGCGACATCCAGAACGCCTACACGGTCAAGGTCCTGAACATGACGCGGGCGGCCCAGAGTTACCGCCTGTCCTTCACCGGCCTTCCCGGCGCCGTCCTGTCGGTGGCCGGCGGTGAGGGCGAGGCGGCGGCGGGCTCCGTCCTGGTCCAGGCCGATCCCGACAGTGTGGCGACCCACCGCGTGCTGGTGCGCGTGCCAAAGGAGGCGCTGCGCCAGCCCTCAACCCCCACGGCTTTCGTCGTCACCCGCCAGCCGGACGGGCTGACCGTCCAGCACGAGACCGTCTTCCTCGGTCCCTGA
- a CDS encoding glycosyltransferase codes for MEVLTFSPEDFSHELLALEVAKLIKDETPPPEPLIFHAYWDGVLNEKHLISVKSCHLFNARGNGNRIIVWTQNGVDNDYLREIGKYAEIRAFSERDECRGTFLEGNAFGRSIDASFYSDIVRYILLYKYGGVWFDLDCLFLRSVTPLLNQFPGKILAYRWERQNYPNGAVYISPRPRSEAMKGNIEFIRNRGRGWGFQQAGLVYDTPMDILVLPCPWFDAGWIDNPVLHFNDFMKASPVNHTLDSFFPGAFCFHWHNKWRDTIEPSSPMDRLARDIDRRLSMER; via the coding sequence ATGGAAGTGCTGACGTTCTCGCCGGAGGATTTCTCCCATGAGCTTCTGGCGCTGGAGGTCGCTAAGCTCATCAAGGACGAAACGCCCCCGCCCGAGCCGCTCATCTTCCACGCCTACTGGGACGGCGTGCTGAACGAGAAGCACCTCATTTCGGTGAAAAGCTGCCATCTGTTCAACGCGCGCGGCAACGGAAACAGGATCATCGTCTGGACCCAGAACGGCGTCGACAACGATTATTTGAGGGAAATCGGAAAATACGCCGAGATACGCGCCTTTTCCGAGCGTGACGAGTGCCGAGGCACCTTTCTTGAGGGAAACGCTTTCGGGCGGTCGATCGATGCGTCCTTCTATTCCGATATCGTCCGCTACATCCTGCTCTACAAATACGGCGGCGTCTGGTTCGACCTCGATTGCCTGTTCCTGAGAAGCGTCACACCGCTCCTGAACCAGTTTCCCGGCAAGATCCTGGCCTACCGATGGGAGCGGCAGAACTATCCCAACGGCGCCGTCTACATCTCCCCCAGGCCGCGCTCCGAAGCGATGAAGGGCAACATCGAGTTCATCCGGAACCGCGGCCGCGGCTGGGGTTTCCAGCAGGCCGGCTTGGTCTATGACACGCCGATGGACATCCTCGTGCTGCCGTGCCCCTGGTTCGACGCCGGGTGGATCGACAACCCGGTGCTTCACTTCAACGACTTCATGAAGGCGTCGCCGGTCAATCACACCCTCGACAGCTTCTTCCCCGGTGCCTTCTGCTTTCACTGGCACAACAAGTGGCGCGACACGATCGAGCCGTCGAGCCCGATGGATCGGCTCGCCCGCGACATCGACCGCCGGCTGTCCATGGAGCGCTGA
- a CDS encoding GH12 family glycosyl hydrolase domain-containing protein: MTTTLKGSADRLEAGGWAASSNVWNPGGYRNGKDFTQSIAIDEAAFPNGTVISWSWPYDSRRALTYENYPVRAYPELTHGVNPWNGAPSTSAVLPARIADLPNFDVTYKVGLTGATNLYNVAVSLWIGDDPKKGIEGVTDEVMVWLHSGYFTPAGEPVATLTDAQGDATLWNKPVFSGGVDGNPIDWEYTVLQYGDDRLAGTLDLDGLLDALQERGIVTETDWVLGFQFGAEVAAGAGSMTVEQLAVDFTAPPAPLLTPTSVPAAVATPPEPVIGVVPSA, encoded by the coding sequence ATGACCACCACGCTGAAGGGAAGCGCCGACCGCCTGGAGGCGGGCGGCTGGGCGGCCAGCAGCAACGTCTGGAATCCGGGCGGCTACCGCAACGGCAAGGACTTTACCCAATCCATCGCCATCGACGAGGCGGCCTTTCCCAACGGGACGGTGATCAGCTGGAGCTGGCCCTACGACAGCCGGCGCGCCCTGACCTACGAGAATTACCCGGTGCGCGCCTATCCGGAGCTGACCCACGGCGTCAACCCGTGGAACGGCGCGCCGTCCACCAGCGCGGTCCTGCCGGCGCGGATCGCCGACCTGCCGAACTTCGACGTGACCTACAAGGTCGGCCTGACCGGTGCCACGAACCTCTACAACGTCGCGGTCAGCCTGTGGATCGGCGACGACCCGAAAAAGGGGATCGAAGGGGTGACCGACGAGGTGATGGTGTGGCTGCACAGCGGCTACTTCACCCCCGCCGGGGAGCCGGTCGCCACGCTGACCGACGCGCAGGGGGACGCCACCTTGTGGAACAAACCGGTGTTCAGCGGCGGGGTGGACGGCAACCCGATCGACTGGGAGTACACGGTCCTGCAATATGGCGACGACCGGCTGGCCGGGACGCTGGACCTGGACGGATTGCTGGACGCGCTTCAGGAGCGCGGAATCGTCACTGAGACCGACTGGGTTCTCGGCTTCCAGTTCGGCGCCGAGGTGGCGGCGGGCGCCGGATCGATGACGGTCGAGCAATTGGCGGTGGATTTCACCGCACCCCCGGCGCCGCTCCTGACTCCAACCTCGGTCCCGGCGGCAGTCGCGACGCCGCCGGAGCCGGTGATCGGGGTGGTGCCGTCGGCGTAG